The following proteins are co-located in the Triticum aestivum cultivar Chinese Spring chromosome 1A, IWGSC CS RefSeq v2.1, whole genome shotgun sequence genome:
- the LOC123166288 gene encoding peroxidase 1-like yields the protein MACRAATMVALLLAAVAATCARAQLHDKFYSESCPSVEDVVRKEMVRALSLAPSLAGPLLRMHFHDCFVRGCDGSVLLDSANKTAEKDAQPNQTLRGFGFVERVKAAVEKACPDTVSCADILALIARDAVWLSKGPFWTVPLGRRDGSVSISNETDALPPPTSNFTVLTQLFAAVNLDAKDLVVLSAGHTIGTSHCFSFSDRLYNFTGLENPSDIDPSLEPQYMMRLKSKCASLNDNTTLVEMDPGSFKTFDTDYFKLVSKRRGLFHSDGALLTDPFTRAYVQRHATGAFMDEFFADFAASMIKMGNANPLTGSQGEIRKKCNVVNH from the exons ATGGCGTGTAGGGCTGCCACGATGGTGGCGCTGCTgctcgcggcggtggcggcgacgtgCGCGCGGGCGCAGCTGCACGACAAGTTCTACAGCGAGTCGTGCCCCAGCGTGGAGGACGTCGTGAGGAAGGAGATGGTGAGGGCGCTGTCACTGGCGCCCAGCCTCGCCGGGCCGCTCCTCCGGATgcacttccacgactgcttcgtcagG GGGTGCGACGGCTCGGTTCTGCTAGACTCGGCCAACAAGACGGCGGAGAAGGACGCGCAGCCGAACCAGACGCTGCGAGGCTTCGGCTTTGTCGAGAGggtgaaggccgcggtggagaaggcctgccccgacaccgtctcctgcgccgacatcctCGCCCTCATTGCCAGGGACGCAGTATGGCTG AGCAAGGGTCCATTCTGGACAGTTCCTCTGGGCCGGCGAGACGGCAGCGTGTCCATTTCCAACGAGACCGACGCTCTGCCACCCCCGACCTCCAACTTCACCGTGCTCACCCAGCTCTTCGCCGCCGTGAACCTCGACGCAAAGGACCTTGTCGTTTTGTCCGCCGGGCACACCATTGGGAcgtcgcactgcttctccttctCCGACCGGCTCTACAACTTCACCGGCTTGGAGAACCCCAGCGATATCGACCCCTCGCTGGAGCCGCAGTACATGATGCGGCTAAAGAGCAAGTGTGCCAGCCTCAACGACAACACCACCCTCGTGGAGATGGACCCCGGCAGCTTCAAGACCTTCGACACTGACTACTTCAAGCTGGTGAGCAAGCGGAGGGGCCTCTTCCACTCTGACGGCGCCCTCCTCACCGACCCCTTCACCCGCGCCTACGTCCAGCGCCATGCCACCGGCGCCTTCATGGACGAGTTCTTCGCCGACTTTGCCGCCTCCATGATCAAGATGGGCAACGCCAACCCGCTCACAGGAAGCCAGGGCGAGATCAGGAAGAAGTGCAACGTGGTTAACCATTAA